The Tatumella ptyseos genome segment GCGCTAACTTTTGACGTTGACCGCTTTGCGAGGCGGTCATCGCCGCTTCAAGCACGGCCATGACTGCGAGAGCCTCTACACCGGAAACCGGATTATCTTTGGCCTGGAGCAATGCCTGTGCTATGCCTTGATAATAAAGACTTTGATCTCCAGCTGGGGTGGCTAATTTCTGTTTCTTGCCTTCAGGGCAGTAATAGCTCACTTCATCGTCGTCTCTCCCCCAATTGCAACTACCTGGTAGGACGCCCGACGCTAATTGAGCTTCTTGTTGATCAATACCTGCTTTGACTAAGCTGCCTTCTGTCCCATGGACGATAAATCGTGAACTGCCGCCGGCGGCAAGCATTGAACAATGCAGGATCACTCTATGTGTTGGATAATTTAATATTACATGGGCCCAGTCATCAATCTGTGCGCCTTCACGCAATGAGCAGATATTACCTTCGACAGAGTCAGGTAAGCCAAAGAGCTGGAGAGACTGATCGATCAGATGGGGGCCGATATCAAACCATAAGCCGCTTCCAGGTTGTGCTTGCTCGCGCCAGCGGTCGCGAACTTGTGGGCGAAAACGGTCCATATGAGATTCAAAATGCGCGACGGCACCAATTGTACCTGCTTGTAAATAGGTCTTAATGGCTAAGAAGTCACTGTCCCAACGCCGATTATGGAATACGGAGAGTAAACGTTGTTGTTGGTTAGCAATGTCGATTAATTCCCGGGCTTCAGCCAAGTCGAGCGTGAAGGGCTTATCGACAACAACATGTTTATTGGCCAGTAGCGCCTGTTTGGCAAGGGGAGCATGAGTGGTATTGGGACTGGCGATGACGACTAGATCAATATCTGGGTGAGTGATAGCAGTCGTTATATCAGCGATGACTTCAACAGTCGGGTAGTCTTTGTACACTTTTTCGCTATCGCTCGACGCGACAATGGCTAACTCTAGATCCTCAGTTGCGCTAATCAGGGGGGCATGAAACGTTTTACCCACGAAACCATAACCAATGAGAGCGACCCTTATTCGAGAAGTGGTTTGTTGACTAACCTGACTCATGTGCCGTCCTTATGTAGAATAAATGTTAGTATATTATAGCTAAACTATTAACTTAGAATATCTTTGCGTTGAAAATAACCTTAATAGGCGACTTGCTTTCGTTTTTTAAGCTGATTATTGTGTGAAAATCTTATCTTTCAAAAAGGGTGCCTTCTGTGCAGACCCCATCCCGTAATACCCTAAAAAAGCGTTATTTAGCGCCTCTACTTTTCCTTAGTTTTTACTGTTCCAGCCAATCGTTGTTTGCGCAGACCTTAACCGTTACCTATGCCGGCTCGATGGGTGTGGTGATGGATAACGGATTAGGGCCGGACTTTGCCAAGAAAAATCATGTCGATTATCAAGGGCAAGGGCAAGGGGCTTATGGGATGGCTCGTTTGTTAGCAGCAAAAAAAGTCGTGGCTGACGTGTTTGTTTCCATCACGCCTGGACCTATTGATGTATTGAAGCAAGCTGGGCTCGTCGATCAGGCCCAGCCTGTCGCCAGTACTCGCATGGTGATCGCTTACAATCCACATAGCCGCTATGCACAACAGTTTGCTCAAGCTGGCGATGATAAGAAGGCGCCTTGGTGGAAAATCTTGTCAGAACCGGGCTTGCGATTTGGCCGTACGGATCCGACCAGCGATCCACAAGGCCAAAACATTATCTTCACGCTTAAACTGGCAGAGCGTTATTATCAGCAGCCAGGTTTAGCGAACACCATAATGGGTGAGTTAATAAACCCTCGGCAGATTGCGGCAGAAGGGGGACTTTTAGCGCGGTTAGAGGCAGGGCAAGTTGATGCAGCTTCAGGCTATGAAAGTGCAACTCGTTCAGCAAAACTCCCCTATGTGGTGCTCCCCGATCAAATCAACTTAAGCAACCCGGATTACAGTAAACAATGGTATGACAAAGTGAATTTTACTTTGGCCGATCACACTGGTCAGCCCAAAACCTATCGTCCTCAGCCCCTTGTTTTCTATGCCGCGGTCCTAAAGAATGCACCGCATCCTGAACTCGCCCAGCAGTTCGTCCGCTATTTAACCAGCGCTGCCGCGCAGCAAATCTTCAAAGATAATGGCTATGACCAGCCGAAAGGGAAATCACTTTACGGGCAATAATTTCTAGGTTAGTGCTAATGTTACTGCGTAGTTTACTGTTTCCAGCACTGTGTCTGCTGGCCGTGCCATTTGTGACATTATTGGTGGTCACGCCATGGCAGCATTTTATATTAGCCTATGGCGATGTACGGGCCGTATGGACATCATTGAGTCTGAGTGTAGTTAGTCTCCCACTTATCATAGTGCTCGGTACCCCCGTAGCGCTATGGTTAGCGAATACGCAAGCATCGTGGCGCTTGACTATCGAAATAGGGCTACTGATTCCCTTATTAACCCCGCCTTTAGCGATGGGGATTTTACTGATGGCCGCCTATGGTCCTTATGGCACGATAGGGGAAATGATAGCTCGGCTAGGCGTTGATTTAACGAATACGCCAGCGGCTTTCATCCTCGCCCAGCTCTATGCGGCGTTACCTTTTTACGTACTGATGGCGCGTAATGCTTTCGAGGCGGTACCACCGGCCGTAAACGAGGTGGCGGAAACTCTCGGTGCAAACCGTTGGCAGATTTTCTGGCGGTTAACCTTCCCTTTGGCTAAGCGTGGCTTATTGAATAGCCTCTCTCTAGCCTGGGCGAGGGCGCTAGGTGAATTTGGGATTGTGATGATCTTCTGCTATTTCCCGCAGGGGATGCCTGTCAAACTTTATGTCGATTTGCAAAATGGCGGAGTGGATGCGGTCTATACCTTATTATGGATTTTGCTATTGACCAGTCTACCTTTCCCTTTATGGTGTTGCTATCGTTCTCGCAAGGCGCAAATTTAGCCCGCCAAAATTAGGCGGGCGTCAAAGTTAATACAGGGAAGGTTCGCCAGGTGGGCGCGTTTTAAAGCGGCGATGTAGCCACATGTACTGTTCTGGAGCCATCATCACGCATCGTTCGACTAATTTATTGAGCGCGATAGCCGTGTTGACATCAGAGTCAATGGGAATATCTTCCGCGGCAGGAAGGATCACCATCTCGTAACCTTTATTGCCAGGTAAACGACGTGCTAAGAAGGGAATAATTGCCGGTTGCCCCATGCGGATCAACATGTAGCTCCCCTTAGTTGAAGCAGCGTGTTCCACTGCAAAAAACGGCGCGAACACGCTACTTTTAGGGCCGTAATCATGGTCTGGGGCGTACCATAGGATATCACCTTTTTTCAGGGCCCTTAGCATACCCTTCACATCACGACGGTTAATCATGTCTTTGTTCGAACGCATACGACCGTAGGTCTGAAGCCAATCAATCACAGGATTATTATTGGGTCGATAGACGCCAATCCCTGGGTTATAGATTCCAAAAATTCGCGCGCCGAGTTCTAAAGTTAGAAAGTGGACGCCCAATAATAATACGCCTTTACCCTCTTGCTGAGCCTTAGAAATATGCTCAAGGCCTGAAACAGAAAAATGTTTTTTTATTCGAGCATCTGACCAAAACCACGCCATGCCGGTTTCAAATAGTGCCATGCCGACGGATTCAAAATTTTCTTTAAGCAATTGCTCTCTCTCTTGCTCCGATTTCTCGGGAAAACAGAGGTGTAAGTTTCGTGCAGCAACATAGACGCGATCGGTCATCACTTTCATTGCTAATCGCCCAATTAACGGGCCTAGCGTGTTCAAAAATGTATAGGGTAACTGCACGACTAAATAAAGCGCGCCAATGCCACACCATAAAAGAAAATAGCGTGGATGAAGTAATTGACGAGTAAACTTAGGCAAAATGGTCATTATAAACCCTAATCATCTAAATAAATTTTAACAATATGCTGGGTATTATATCGTAGTTGAAGTGAAAAAGCTGGCCTAGCTTTGTAAAAGCCCTACACATCATACAGATGCCTTTATAGGAGAGAATTTTCTGATAGCAGTGCTCAGGGTTTATCAATTTGCTACACTTACTGAATAGCATGCTGACGAGACCTTTTATGGCCCGTGAACAAGACACTGAACTTTACACTTATCCTCAACAACTTCGCGATACGTTAGCGCATCTTCCTGCTACGCCTGGTGTCTATTTTTTCTGGGCACCAAATAGCCACGTGCCGCTTTATATTGGTAAAAGCGTCAATATTCGCTCACGCGTGCTGTCACACTTACGGACAGTAAGAGAGGCAAAACTTCTCCGGCAAACAGATAGAATCACTTATACTGAAACCGCTGGAGACATTGGAGCGCAACTCCTCGAAGCCACACTGATCAAGCAACTTATCCCGTTGCACAATAAACAGTTGAGAAAACAGCGTTCCCTTTTCACCTTACAATGGCTCGAACCTCGCGTTGCTTTTGTGAGTTCGGCTGAACATAATTTTGCTCGTACCCCAAACCTTTATGGTCTATTTCGTAATAAACGCTCAGCGATGGAGTTTATTAGGAATCTAGCCGATGAGCATCAGCTTTGTCTAACCACCTTAGGTATCGAGTCTGGGCAACGGGGGAGGGGATGTTTCCGTTCAATGTTAGGTAAATGCCGAGGGGTATGCCAAGGTAAGGAGTCTCTCGAGCAGCATAGTGAACGAGTCATCCAAGCGTTGTCTGCTTGGCAGATCAAAATGTGGCCTTACAAAGGGAGAGTGGCTATACACGAGCAACGTGAAGGATTTAACGATTACCATATTATTGATCATTGGCGCTATCTGAATACGGTCGATTCGTTAGGGACTTTACCCAATGCGGAACCAGGGAATAGCTTTGATGCGGACAGTTACCGAATACTTTGCCGAGCACTATTCAGTGGTGTTGAGATAATTCCTTTGGATGAATAAAAAGGTAAAGTTGATGCACTTTACCTTTATCAATGGGGGGTGGCTCAAGTCATGATCGAAAAGTGCATATCTTCGATAAGCAATGCACCTTGACGCAATATGGTGCGTTTACCCACATATTGCTCACGGATTTGCGGCCATTTAGGGAGTTCTGTACATTCTTTTTGCCAAACACCACGGTAGTCGGGATTAATCGATTCAAATTCGTTTCGTGTTAAAGTAAACATTCGCCTTCTCCTCGGATTGTTCTACACCAGACTTAATGATCCCCATAGGGAGTAGGAATTAGGATTTTGAATCTGCATCTTTGCTAATTCCTAGTTCCATATAACAACTATAGTGTGACATTCAGATGACGGCTGCGTTTTTTACAAAAATTGAAATTTCTTTTTCTTAACTGAAAGTGCGCAAGGAGTTGGCAGGGAAATCGAGCAGACCTAAGTGGTCTACTCGTGGCGTTAAGCGGTAAGGTTAAGCATTACAGTGGGCGACGACGTCTAAAAATTCTAATACCGCCGCTTTTTACGGTCACTAAAATTATACCAATAACGACTAAGTTAGCGCCCCATACAAAGGTATTTTGAATCGTTTCATGTAAAGCTAGCGCGCCTAGCATCACGCCAAATAATGGCGTCATAAAGGTGAGCACCCCTAATTGTGAGGCAACATACTTTTTAAGTAATGCGAACCAAGCCAAAAAGCTAATAAAGCAAATCACGACTGATTGAAAGGTTAAGGCAATAATATTTTTAAAGGTCGGTTCAAAAAGCATATTGCCGCTTAACCAGCTCGCAAGTAACAGAATAAGGAACGAGACCATCAGTTGGTAAAGTAAGATAGGACGAGAACCCATCTGATTCACACGTGTACTACGAATCACGACAGTGGTAGCGCCCCACATTAATCCAGATAACAAGGCATAGAAATCGCCTTTCAACATGGTGCTATCACCAAACCCACCGGAGAAGGCGACGCAAATCCCGATAAAAGAGAACACGATCCCTACCCATTGTAATCCGGATAACCTTTCGTCTTTGATAGCAAAATTCAAGCCTACCGCAGCAAATATTGGCGAAGTGTAGAGAAAGACGACAACGTGACCGGCAGTGGTATACTTGACGGCTTGCGAAACAAAGAAATACTCTAACGAGAAGAGAAGACCCACTAACCCGCCCATCAGCCACATACCATTAGCCATAGGAAAACGTTGGCGCTGAACCATCATTAACACCCCTAGCATTAATGCGGCAATACCCGAACGAAAGGCCAAAAGCAGTAATGGGGAAAAATTACCGGCGATTTCTTTCAAGATGACTTGTTGTGAACTCCAAACAAGACAAATCAACAGCATTGCGATAACCGCAGTACCATCAAGTTGTTTTCTGACTTCCATAGTGCTCCTGTTCAGTGTCGAAATAATAAATGGGCGCGGACTATATCATAGAATTTAGAGGTGGTTGGCTTAGAGTAAAGCATTATTGCCTGATAAAAAAAAGCCCGCAGATGGCGGGCAAGATAACTAGAGCAATGTGAATAACTTAGCTGAGTACTTGATTGATTTACTCAAGTATTAGATCACCTAAAATTAGCTTTATATCGCACGTTTTGCAACATTATTTCAGGCCATAAACATAAAAAAAGCACCCGAAGGTGCTTTTTTTTATATTCTCTACGATTATTTTCTTCCTAGCAAATAACCGAATGCGACGCCGATAGCCGCTGCCACCGCTAAACCTGCGTAAGGTTTGTCAGAAACTTGCTGCTTGATAGTATCAGCCGCATCTTTCACTGCGTAGCTAGCTTGCGAAGCATATTTGCGGGCTGCACCACGAGCTGAATGATCACCTTGATCGGTGACATCGCCATAAGCTTCTTCCGCTGCACCTGCATACTCTTCAACTTTATCTTGAATTTTACTAACCATTGAAATGCTCCTTGGTAGACTGATGAGATGTTTATAACTTAACTATAGCAAAGAAAAAAAAAGATGTGACCCTTCAAGAGTTTTCCTAAGTAAATAGCATCTTAAAGCGTTGTGGCCGATACTGGGCAAGTCCAAGTCACCATTGCATCCCGTGCTGGGTCGATAATTCGAAAACGGTCAGTTGAAAGCCGCTGCGCCATAAATCCTTGAGCCGTCGTTGCACTTGGAATATAGAGAGAACGATTAGTACTATGCAGATAACCGCTTTGCACCGTTGCTCCCTTATCGGTAACGGTAAAACGCTGAATTTCGTCAAATACCCAGGCTTGAGATTGTCCAGTCACTTCCCCGCTTAAGGTCGATACCTCACCAGAACAAAGTCTGCCGTAAGGTTTGTGGCTACAGGCAGACAGTAAAACGATCAAAGGCCCTAGATAAAATATTCTTCGCATTTTAACTCCCTGAATAGCGTTGCGGTGATGACAATCAATCAAGGTTGTAAATAAGGATAGTCGGTCAGCTGTAATTGTCGTTGCTTTTGTTGCGCTATTAAGGTGGCTTGCGCACCGATGGGTAAGGTGACGGTATCGGCATCATGGCCAAAAGCCAACTGGTTGATAAAAGGTACACCCGTTTGCTGTTGAAGATATTCCCAGACTGTACTTAATTGGTAACCGGCATCGTAAGCTGTGGGTTCTCCATGAGTAAAGCTGCCAGTGATAACTGCTTTTTGCTGAGAGAGAATTCCGGCGTAATGTAATTGCAGTAACATCCGTTCGATGCGAAAAGGACTCTCATTAATGTCTTCAATGACGAGAATTCCTTGAGTAATTTTTGGTAACCACGGCGTACCGATTAGAGAACAGATCATAGCGAGATTTCCTCCCCAGAGCTGCCCTTGCCAATGGCCAGAGAGATCATGATCATCTTCCCAACTTAGGCTGTACTCTGGCTGAGAAATGAGTGACCAAAAGTGGGTCGAGGTAAAGGATGAGAGTGTCTCGGCGCCAAAATTACCGGCTAACATCGGTCCGCTAAAAGTGACTAAGCCAGCTTTGGCAAGAAGCGCAAGCTGCAGGGCGGTGAAATCACTGTGGCCACAAATAACAGGGGGTTGATGGCTTAATCGCGCATGGAGTCCGGTATAATCGACATCTGGCAATAAACGACTCATACCATAGCCGCCGCGTACCGCTAAGACGATATCGGGTAACTCAGTTAAGGTAGCAAGTTCATTGATATCATTAAGTCGTTGTGCATCATCCCCAGCAAAGCGTTGAGATCTACGCTGGAGCAGGTCAGTATTTTCTACGCGATGAGCGTGAGTTAACCGTTCTAAAGCTCGCTCAGCAGCAGGTTGATTCTGACAATATCCGGAAGGCGCTATTAATCGTATAGTGCGAGAGATCGACATAATGGGACTCAACGTTGGCTAAATATTCATGATGAGTGAGCCACGCTGCGAAGGCAAGATTTCTCGTTAAATATTTGATGAAGGGGAATCATAATTAGGATCTTTCCGCTTTTTATGCTAAAAACCTCTAAAATCATGAAAAACTCTGATTAACGGGGCGATGGCTGTCACTTTTTTTAAGACAATAAGCCATTTTATTATTTTTTCTGCTGAGTAACATTGCTCGCAATTCAATACGTAGGAACTCCATGACGTGAAAAGCAAAATTTTGCTGTTGACGGTCCTAGTGCTGTCAGCCTGTTCACAGCATCCAACACAGACCACTGAAACACCTTCTGTACAAAACTCGAAATTCTTACTCGATCCGCAAACGATCGCCAAGCCGGGTAAAGTGATCACCGACGATCATTGGTCCCATTATACCCAAGATGCCGCCAGTCATTATGGCGTTGACCCTAAACTTGTCAGCGCCATTATTAGTGTCGAATCCGGTGGAAACCCGAAAGTGGTAAGTCACTCAAATGCGATTGGTTTGATGCAGATTAAAGCCTCAACCGCGGGTCGCGCGGTTTATCAAGCGACAGGACGTCGTGGACAACCGAGTGGCCACGAATTAAAAGACCCCGCAAAAAATATTCAAATCGGTACAGCCTATTTGAAGTTATTGCAGGAAAACGAGTTATCAGGGATTAAAAACCCAGTAACATTGCGTTATGCCACTATTGTTTCCTATGCAAACGGTGCTGGCGCATTAATGCGCATTTTTTCTTCTAGCCGTGAGCGGGCGATTGCCAAAATCAACCGTATGACGCCTGAACAATTCATTAGTTATGTTCAACGAGAACATCCTGCAGCCCAAGCACCACGCTATCTGCGCAAAGTTACTGAGGCCTATCAAGACAGTTAACATCATAAATAATAAAGTTTTTATTAACTTTTATTCGCCACTGTCAAAATTCTTGCCTATAATAATTTTGACAGTGTTTAAACCTATTCACTAATCACTTTGTGAATAACTAAATTGATGTTTGTCAGATAAGGAGCAGTAAATGGGTATTCTTTCGTGGATTATCTTTGGTCTGATCGCAGGGATCCTTGCGAAATGGATTATGCCAGGTAAAGATGGCGGTGGTTTTATTGTAACCGTTATTCTGGGAATTGTGGGTGCGGTCGTAGGTGGCTGGATCAGTACGTTCTTCGGTCATGGTCGCGTTGATGGCTTCAACTTCGGAAGCTTTGTGGTCGCAGTGATTGGTGCAATCGTCGTACTGTGGATTTACCGCAAAATCAGAAGCTAAATTCTGACGAATTAAAAAGGTCATCTTCGGATGGCCTTTTTTTTTGGTAAGTGAGGATGAATCACTGCAGGTGACTAGCATCATGTTACAATTGTTCAACGCAATTGCTAATCTAAGGCTAATCATTATGAATGAATTTTCCCTACTTTGTCGCATTCTAGGATCACTTTTTTATCGTCATCCCAATGACCCCGCGCTACAGCCGCTGTGGGACCTCTTGGCACAAGGTAAACTCAATCAACACTGGCCGCTTGAACAAGATGAACTCTTGACTCAATTACAACGTTCCTACGATCGCGATAGCTTAGGTGCCGATTACGAAGCATTATTCAGTGGCGAATCTGCAGCAGTCACCCCCTTTGGTCATCTTTGGCCACAAGGCCCGGCTGAAGCTGAGGTTAAAAATTTTTTAACCACGCGCGGTATGCCCCTTGCCGATACTCCAGCTGACCATTTTGGATTGCTTTTACTGGCCGCATCTTGGTTAGAAGACCACGCTGCCGACGACGAAAATCAAGCGATTATAATTTTATTCGAAACCATGCTTCTCCCTTGGTGTGGGGCTTTCTTAGGAAAAGTGGAAGCGTACGCAGAAACCGGATTTTACCGTGCACTGGCTATGACGACCCGTGGGGCGGTACAAGCGATGGCGGAAGAGTTGCTTGAAGTCGATGAGAATGATGCGGAAGAGGAGGAGTAAGATGCAGTATGAAGCCGGATTTATCGATGAATTAGTGGCTTTACGCCGCGCTTTACATCAGCATCCTGAAGCAGCATTCGAAGAAGTGGCGACGGCGGCGGCAGTCGAAGCCTACTTAAAACAGTGCAATATGGATGAGATCCATACGAGTATTGGTAAAACGGGTATCGTTGCCCTGATTAAAGGTAACCGTCCGGGCAAAATGATTGCACTCCGTGCGGACATGGATGCGTTACCGATGCAAGAAGGACATGATGCGACTCAGATTGCTCACTGTTCTACAATCGCGGGCCGTTTTCATGGCTGTGGTCATGATGGCCACACCGTAATGTTGCTTGGCGCAGCGAAAATACTTGGACAACACCGTGATTTCGCAGGAACGCTAGTTTTCATCTTTCAGTGTGCCGAAGAAAATTTATTGGGCGCACCGGCTATGCTCGCAGACGGGCTTCACGAACGTTTTCCTTTTGAAGAAATCTATGGCCTCCACAATATGCCTGGCCGTCCCCGAGGCGTTATCGAAGTGAATCAAGCGGCAACGCTTACCGCCAGCGATATTTTTAGTTTGACGCTTCAGGGGAAAGGCGGACACGGGGCAGTGCCCGAACGTTGTATTGATCCTATAGTGATGTCAGCTCGGTTAGTGGCGGATTATCAAACGATCGTTAGCCGATCTATTAGCCCCCTACAGACTGCAACCATCAGTTTCGGTTCCATTCAAGGCGGTAGTTCACATAACATCATCCCTGACCAGGTTACCTTAACGGGGACGGTTAGGACTTATGATCCACAAGTCCGAATTGAAGTAAAACAGCGTATGCAGCAGATACTGGATAGCGTTACACAGGGATTCGGTGGTAAAGGCGATATTACTTATCTTGCAGGCTGTCCTGCAGTCATAAACGATGCAGAATTAGCAGATAAATTAGTTTCTGCGTTGCAGTCATGGCGTGGTACCGAGTCCTGCTACCTTGCGAACAGTCCAGTAGGCCCTTCTGAAGATTTCGCCTTTTATCTCGATTACGCGCCGGGTGTGTATGGCTTCTTGGGAATAGGTGATAAACCAATGTGCCATCACCCTGAATATGATTTTGATGATGGAGTCATTGGTCAGGGGATCGATTGGTGGCTCAATGTAGCCTATGCAAGGGCAGAGTATCGTCGCGGGTGCTAGTTTCAATTAACTAGGGTTTATCCGACCAATTGTGTTGGCACCGGTACACCCATGCGGGCGGGACATTCTTCAAAACACGTTGTCTTTCCCAAATAAAATAACGCGAGAGCTCTGGTTGCGTCAGGGAGGTATATTGAAATTGAACAAATATACCGCCTGGTGCAAGGGTTTCGTGTACTTTTTCTAAGATAGTATGACGGGTTTTCGCCGGTAAGGATAAGAGCGGAAGCCCTGAGAAAATGACATCGTAACCACCGGTTAGATGTTCAGCCGAATGAGAATGAATAGCCATGCGATCATCTTGAATCTGGCGTAATTTCTTAACAAGAGTTGGGCTAATTTCAAACACATCCAGTGAGGCATGAGGTGCCAAATGTTGCAGCAAAACGCGCGTTAAAACGCCGTCGCCTGCGCCTAATTCTGCTGCGCGAGTGACTTTCTGCCAATCAGCGCATTGTGCCATTGTTTCGCAAAGTATAAGAGATGAGGGGGTTATGCTGCCAATTGCGCGAGGATTTCGAATAAATTGCTGAACAAATCCTGCCTTTGAACGGAACATATTTATTGCTGAAGCCAGCATATCAACCTCCTGTTAGTACTGAATGAACTACTTAGTCTTCAGTGTAGAGGGAAAGTGCCAGAATAGAACTCTTTTTTTATACTTTATAAGATTAGTCTGTAAGCAAATTAGTTAAAAATTTCTTATCAAACTCACAAATAAACGCATTAGGTTGTGACAAAACTCATCACACTGGCTAATTTAACACTAAATTAACATGTGTATGGGGGTTATATGCGCTACGCAACACCGAATGAGAAGGCATCCTTAATTGAGTTAAATGAGCGTTACTCGAACTTTATCGATGGCCAATTCATCCCACCCAAATCAGGAGATTATTTTACCAATACTTCGCCTATCGATGGGTCAGTGATTGGTGAATTCCCTCGTTCTCAAAGAGAGGACATTGATTTAGCGGTGGCAGCGGCCACTAAAGCATTTAGTCGGTGGAGTAAAGTCTCAGTTCAGCAACGTGCTGAGATTTTATTAAAAATAGCGGATAGGCTAGATCAGGCTAGTGAACGTTTTGCTGTCAATGAGACATGGGATAACGGTAAACCCGTACGTGAAACCTTGGCCGCGGACATCCCTCTCGCCGTTGACCACTTTCGCTACTTCGCCGGCTGTTTAAGAGCTCAAGAG includes the following:
- the ldcA gene encoding muramoyltetrapeptide carboxypeptidase, which encodes MSISRTIRLIAPSGYCQNQPAAERALERLTHAHRVENTDLLQRRSQRFAGDDAQRLNDINELATLTELPDIVLAVRGGYGMSRLLPDVDYTGLHARLSHQPPVICGHSDFTALQLALLAKAGLVTFSGPMLAGNFGAETLSSFTSTHFWSLISQPEYSLSWEDDHDLSGHWQGQLWGGNLAMICSLIGTPWLPKITQGILVIEDINESPFRIERMLLQLHYAGILSQQKAVITGSFTHGEPTAYDAGYQLSTVWEYLQQQTGVPFINQLAFGHDADTVTLPIGAQATLIAQQKQRQLQLTDYPYLQP
- a CDS encoding DMT family transporter, with protein sequence MEVRKQLDGTAVIAMLLICLVWSSQQVILKEIAGNFSPLLLLAFRSGIAALMLGVLMMVQRQRFPMANGMWLMGGLVGLLFSLEYFFVSQAVKYTTAGHVVVFLYTSPIFAAVGLNFAIKDERLSGLQWVGIVFSFIGICVAFSGGFGDSTMLKGDFYALLSGLMWGATTVVIRSTRVNQMGSRPILLYQLMVSFLILLLASWLSGNMLFEPTFKNIIALTFQSVVICFISFLAWFALLKKYVASQLGVLTFMTPLFGVMLGALALHETIQNTFVWGANLVVIGIILVTVKSGGIRIFRRRRPL
- a CDS encoding molybdate ABC transporter permease subunit; this translates as MLLRSLLFPALCLLAVPFVTLLVVTPWQHFILAYGDVRAVWTSLSLSVVSLPLIIVLGTPVALWLANTQASWRLTIEIGLLIPLLTPPLAMGILLMAAYGPYGTIGEMIARLGVDLTNTPAAFILAQLYAALPFYVLMARNAFEAVPPAVNEVAETLGANRWQIFWRLTFPLAKRGLLNSLSLAWARALGEFGIVMIFCYFPQGMPVKLYVDLQNGGVDAVYTLLWILLLTSLPFPLWCCYRSRKAQI
- a CDS encoding oxidoreductase, which translates into the protein MSQVSQQTTSRIRVALIGYGFVGKTFHAPLISATEDLELAIVASSDSEKVYKDYPTVEVIADITTAITHPDIDLVVIASPNTTHAPLAKQALLANKHVVVDKPFTLDLAEARELIDIANQQQRLLSVFHNRRWDSDFLAIKTYLQAGTIGAVAHFESHMDRFRPQVRDRWREQAQPGSGLWFDIGPHLIDQSLQLFGLPDSVEGNICSLREGAQIDDWAHVILNYPTHRVILHCSMLAAGGSSRFIVHGTEGSLVKAGIDQQEAQLASGVLPGSCNWGRDDDEVSYYCPEGKKQKLATPAGDQSLYYQGIAQALLQAKDNPVSGVEALAVMAVLEAAMTASQSGQRQKLALTEQEFAQLR
- a CDS encoding endonuclease (3' incision activity; acts with UvrC), with the translated sequence MAREQDTELYTYPQQLRDTLAHLPATPGVYFFWAPNSHVPLYIGKSVNIRSRVLSHLRTVREAKLLRQTDRITYTETAGDIGAQLLEATLIKQLIPLHNKQLRKQRSLFTLQWLEPRVAFVSSAEHNFARTPNLYGLFRNKRSAMEFIRNLADEHQLCLTTLGIESGQRGRGCFRSMLGKCRGVCQGKESLEQHSERVIQALSAWQIKMWPYKGRVAIHEQREGFNDYHIIDHWRYLNTVDSLGTLPNAEPGNSFDADSYRILCRALFSGVEIIPLDE
- a CDS encoding extracellular solute-binding protein, with the protein product MQTPSRNTLKKRYLAPLLFLSFYCSSQSLFAQTLTVTYAGSMGVVMDNGLGPDFAKKNHVDYQGQGQGAYGMARLLAAKKVVADVFVSITPGPIDVLKQAGLVDQAQPVASTRMVIAYNPHSRYAQQFAQAGDDKKAPWWKILSEPGLRFGRTDPTSDPQGQNIIFTLKLAERYYQQPGLANTIMGELINPRQIAAEGGLLARLEAGQVDAASGYESATRSAKLPYVVLPDQINLSNPDYSKQWYDKVNFTLADHTGQPKTYRPQPLVFYAAVLKNAPHPELAQQFVRYLTSAAAQQIFKDNGYDQPKGKSLYGQ
- a CDS encoding CsbD family protein, with translation MVSKIQDKVEEYAGAAEEAYGDVTDQGDHSARGAARKYASQASYAVKDAADTIKQQVSDKPYAGLAVAAAIGVAFGYLLGRK
- a CDS encoding TorD/DmsD family molecular chaperone, which codes for MNEFSLLCRILGSLFYRHPNDPALQPLWDLLAQGKLNQHWPLEQDELLTQLQRSYDRDSLGADYEALFSGESAAVTPFGHLWPQGPAEAEVKNFLTTRGMPLADTPADHFGLLLLAASWLEDHAADDENQAIIILFETMLLPWCGAFLGKVEAYAETGFYRALAMTTRGAVQAMAEELLEVDENDAEEEE
- a CDS encoding GlsB/YeaQ/YmgE family stress response membrane protein, with protein sequence MGILSWIIFGLIAGILAKWIMPGKDGGGFIVTVILGIVGAVVGGWISTFFGHGRVDGFNFGSFVVAVIGAIVVLWIYRKIRS
- a CDS encoding transglycosylase SLT domain-containing protein gives rise to the protein MKSKILLLTVLVLSACSQHPTQTTETPSVQNSKFLLDPQTIAKPGKVITDDHWSHYTQDAASHYGVDPKLVSAIISVESGGNPKVVSHSNAIGLMQIKASTAGRAVYQATGRRGQPSGHELKDPAKNIQIGTAYLKLLQENELSGIKNPVTLRYATIVSYANGAGALMRIFSSSRERAIAKINRMTPEQFISYVQREHPAAQAPRYLRKVTEAYQDS
- a CDS encoding Kdo(2)-lipid IV(A) acyltransferase; the encoded protein is MTILPKFTRQLLHPRYFLLWCGIGALYLVVQLPYTFLNTLGPLIGRLAMKVMTDRVYVAARNLHLCFPEKSEQEREQLLKENFESVGMALFETGMAWFWSDARIKKHFSVSGLEHISKAQQEGKGVLLLGVHFLTLELGARIFGIYNPGIGVYRPNNNPVIDWLQTYGRMRSNKDMINRRDVKGMLRALKKGDILWYAPDHDYGPKSSVFAPFFAVEHAASTKGSYMLIRMGQPAIIPFLARRLPGNKGYEMVILPAAEDIPIDSDVNTAIALNKLVERCVMMAPEQYMWLHRRFKTRPPGEPSLY